The following proteins are encoded in a genomic region of Macrobrachium rosenbergii isolate ZJJX-2024 chromosome 31, ASM4041242v1, whole genome shotgun sequence:
- the LOC136855500 gene encoding major facilitator superfamily domain-containing protein 8-like isoform X3: MPSQVADIELENATGEDALLGSTRDGAVVSAANGDGVAARMLEDEIPVGVLETVADRKARKRSHCVVYVTTFVMSIGFSIVLTGVWPYLQQLDPSVSKEFLGWVVAANPLGQMLASPAFGLWANKAESNRGAFILTISCFIAGNIFYAILGTFGSAAKSVMIFSRFVVGVSSANIAVIRSYVAASTTLSERTTAVSFISASQAMGFIIGPALQTGLVALFSRSDHSKYQVENSTATVQNSSAIQSAIAAGFDAFDADETNLTMGTNSTFSEVLPPEVEEEDMSVVWNMYTATGWFAALLGFVNIFLFLPCIYQEYPIAAKEAQFQRRETDGSELVLPKPDYLVLVVVLIIVFIILAMYVLLETIMVPMTMDMYAWSDKLAITVVGIGLSIGGVLTIVMFSIVGVVSKKLDERKVVILMGLVPMTLSAFCFFPMGSTYPKMQNCTVDSLFAAPFPDNFSDETTLLPDFIIEGKESLDNQTVKLEDFTFGVLGNVTGDVFHTEELSVEMMNEDVDHITSLMPSHFTAENFSSHNTLSRRRRHATVRGSCHDLGCPQEQKWCLYTPIIERSQLGVASVIAVMGYPISFTILSSLFSKLLGPKPQGVWMGILTSTGSCSRVIGPIGVSYVYTMLGTRWTFGILFSILATTVVLASIFYRRLVPMKVTGVSDSNS; encoded by the exons CGATGGCGTCGCCGCTCGCATGCTGGAGGACGAGATCCCCGTGGGAGTGCTGGAGACGGTGGCGGACAGGAAGGCACGAAAGAGGTCTCACTGCGTCGTCTACGTCACCACCTTCGTCATGAGTATCGGCTTCTCCATCGTGCTGACCGGCGTCTGGCCCTACCTGCAGCAG CTCGATCCTTCGGTCTCAAAGGAGTTCTTGGGGTGGGTAGTCGCCGCTAATCCACTCGGGCAGATGTTGGCGTCTCCAGCCTTCGGTCTGTGGGCTAACAAGGCTGAGTCGAATCG aGGTGCCTTCATTTTGACCATCAGTTGCTTTATAGCGGGTAATATATTTTACGCCATCTTAGGTACCTTTGGATCTGCGGCGAAATCTGTGATGATCTTCTCCCGTTTTGTTGTAGGAGTTAGTTCTG CCAATATCGCCGTCATCAGGTCTTACGTAGCAGCGTCTACAACCTTAAGTGAAAGAACAACTGCTGTTTCATTCATCTCAGCTTCACAAGCAATGGGTTTTATCATTGGCCCAG CTCTTCAGACGGGGCTAGTGGCCTTGTTCTCACGATCAGACCATTCAAAGTATCAGGTGGAGAACTCCACTGCAACTGTGCAAAACTCATCAG CCATCCAGTCAGCGATAGCGGCAGGATTTGATGCATTTGATGCCGATGAGACAAATTTGACAATGGGTACAAACTCCACATTTTCCGAAGTTCTTCCACCTGAAGTTGAGGAAGAAGATATGTCAGTGGTCTGGAATATGTATACTGCGACAGGGTGGTTTGCTGCCCTCCTAGgatttgtgaatattttcttgttcctGCCATGTATCTATCAG GAATATCCAATCGCAGCTAAAGAAGCTCAGTTCCAGAGACGCGAGACCGACGGAAGCGAGCTGGTACTTCCAAAGCCTGATTACCTTGTGCTGGTTGTCGTGCTGATTATTGTTTTCATCATCCTAGCTATGTATGTCCTTCTGGAAACAATCATGGTCCCTATGACCATGGATATGTACGCTTGGTCTGATAAGCTGGCTATAACAGTTGTCGGTATTGGTCTGAGTATTGGTGGCGTTTTAACTATTGTGATGTTCAGCATTGTTGGGGTTGTGTCCAAGAAACTTGACGAACGTAAGGTTGTAATTCTAATGGGCCTGGTGCCCATGACACTGTCAGCATTTTGCTTTTTCCCGATGGGCAGCACGTACCCCAAAATGCAGAACTGTACTGTGGACTCCTTATTTGCTGCTCCATTCCCGGACAACTTCTCAGACGAAACTACGTTACTCCCCGATTTCATTATTGAGGGAAAGGAATCGTTGGATAATCAAACAGTTAAGTTAGAAGATTTTACTTTTGGTGTCTTGGGAAATGTTACTGGTGATGTCTTTCATACCGAAGAATTATCTGTTGAAATGATGAATGAAGATGTGGATCACATAACTAGTCTTATGCCTTCTCATTTCACTGCGGAGAATTTCTCGAGCCACAACACTCTTTCACGTAGACGTCGGCATGCCACTGTAAGAGGCTCTTGTCATGACTTAGGTTGTCCCCAAGAACAGAAGTGGTGTCTTTATACTCCTATCATAGAGCGTTCCCAGTTAGGAGTAGCGAGCGTTATTGCTGTGATGGGCTACCCTATATCTTTTACAATTCTTAGTTCGTTGTTCTCAAAATTATTAGGTCCAAAGCCTCAGGGAGTCTGGATGGGGATTCTGACCAGCACAGGAAGTTGTTCACGTGTGATAGGTCCCATTGGAGTCTCTTATGTATACACAATGCTAGGCACAAGGTGGACGTTTGGTATATTATTCAGTATCTTAGCAACCACAGTGGTTTTAGCATCGATATTTTACCGTAGACTTGTACCTATGAAAGTTACGGGAGTTTCAGACTCAAACTCGTAG
- the LOC136855500 gene encoding major facilitator superfamily domain-containing protein 8-like isoform X1, protein MPSQVADIELENATGEDALLGSTRDGAVVSAANGAALDSSASTPRHMLSPLPNMPVPSDGVAARMLEDEIPVGVLETVADRKARKRSHCVVYVTTFVMSIGFSIVLTGVWPYLQQLDPSVSKEFLGWVVAANPLGQMLASPAFGLWANKAESNRGAFILTISCFIAGNIFYAILGTFGSAAKSVMIFSRFVVGVSSANIAVIRSYVAASTTLSERTTAVSFISASQAMGFIIGPALQTGLVALFSRSDHSKYQVENSTATVQNSSAIQSAIAAGFDAFDADETNLTMGTNSTFSEVLPPEVEEEDMSVVWNMYTATGWFAALLGFVNIFLFLPCIYQEYPIAAKEAQFQRRETDGSELVLPKPDYLVLVVVLIIVFIILAMYVLLETIMVPMTMDMYAWSDKLAITVVGIGLSIGGVLTIVMFSIVGVVSKKLDERKVVILMGLVPMTLSAFCFFPMGSTYPKMQNCTVDSLFAAPFPDNFSDETTLLPDFIIEGKESLDNQTVKLEDFTFGVLGNVTGDVFHTEELSVEMMNEDVDHITSLMPSHFTAENFSSHNTLSRRRRHATVRGSCHDLGCPQEQKWCLYTPIIERSQLGVASVIAVMGYPISFTILSSLFSKLLGPKPQGVWMGILTSTGSCSRVIGPIGVSYVYTMLGTRWTFGILFSILATTVVLASIFYRRLVPMKVTGVSDSNS, encoded by the exons TGCTGCATTGGATTCCAGTGCATCGACTCCAAG GCATATGCTATCTCCGCTGCCGAATATGCCGGTTCCCTC CGATGGCGTCGCCGCTCGCATGCTGGAGGACGAGATCCCCGTGGGAGTGCTGGAGACGGTGGCGGACAGGAAGGCACGAAAGAGGTCTCACTGCGTCGTCTACGTCACCACCTTCGTCATGAGTATCGGCTTCTCCATCGTGCTGACCGGCGTCTGGCCCTACCTGCAGCAG CTCGATCCTTCGGTCTCAAAGGAGTTCTTGGGGTGGGTAGTCGCCGCTAATCCACTCGGGCAGATGTTGGCGTCTCCAGCCTTCGGTCTGTGGGCTAACAAGGCTGAGTCGAATCG aGGTGCCTTCATTTTGACCATCAGTTGCTTTATAGCGGGTAATATATTTTACGCCATCTTAGGTACCTTTGGATCTGCGGCGAAATCTGTGATGATCTTCTCCCGTTTTGTTGTAGGAGTTAGTTCTG CCAATATCGCCGTCATCAGGTCTTACGTAGCAGCGTCTACAACCTTAAGTGAAAGAACAACTGCTGTTTCATTCATCTCAGCTTCACAAGCAATGGGTTTTATCATTGGCCCAG CTCTTCAGACGGGGCTAGTGGCCTTGTTCTCACGATCAGACCATTCAAAGTATCAGGTGGAGAACTCCACTGCAACTGTGCAAAACTCATCAG CCATCCAGTCAGCGATAGCGGCAGGATTTGATGCATTTGATGCCGATGAGACAAATTTGACAATGGGTACAAACTCCACATTTTCCGAAGTTCTTCCACCTGAAGTTGAGGAAGAAGATATGTCAGTGGTCTGGAATATGTATACTGCGACAGGGTGGTTTGCTGCCCTCCTAGgatttgtgaatattttcttgttcctGCCATGTATCTATCAG GAATATCCAATCGCAGCTAAAGAAGCTCAGTTCCAGAGACGCGAGACCGACGGAAGCGAGCTGGTACTTCCAAAGCCTGATTACCTTGTGCTGGTTGTCGTGCTGATTATTGTTTTCATCATCCTAGCTATGTATGTCCTTCTGGAAACAATCATGGTCCCTATGACCATGGATATGTACGCTTGGTCTGATAAGCTGGCTATAACAGTTGTCGGTATTGGTCTGAGTATTGGTGGCGTTTTAACTATTGTGATGTTCAGCATTGTTGGGGTTGTGTCCAAGAAACTTGACGAACGTAAGGTTGTAATTCTAATGGGCCTGGTGCCCATGACACTGTCAGCATTTTGCTTTTTCCCGATGGGCAGCACGTACCCCAAAATGCAGAACTGTACTGTGGACTCCTTATTTGCTGCTCCATTCCCGGACAACTTCTCAGACGAAACTACGTTACTCCCCGATTTCATTATTGAGGGAAAGGAATCGTTGGATAATCAAACAGTTAAGTTAGAAGATTTTACTTTTGGTGTCTTGGGAAATGTTACTGGTGATGTCTTTCATACCGAAGAATTATCTGTTGAAATGATGAATGAAGATGTGGATCACATAACTAGTCTTATGCCTTCTCATTTCACTGCGGAGAATTTCTCGAGCCACAACACTCTTTCACGTAGACGTCGGCATGCCACTGTAAGAGGCTCTTGTCATGACTTAGGTTGTCCCCAAGAACAGAAGTGGTGTCTTTATACTCCTATCATAGAGCGTTCCCAGTTAGGAGTAGCGAGCGTTATTGCTGTGATGGGCTACCCTATATCTTTTACAATTCTTAGTTCGTTGTTCTCAAAATTATTAGGTCCAAAGCCTCAGGGAGTCTGGATGGGGATTCTGACCAGCACAGGAAGTTGTTCACGTGTGATAGGTCCCATTGGAGTCTCTTATGTATACACAATGCTAGGCACAAGGTGGACGTTTGGTATATTATTCAGTATCTTAGCAACCACAGTGGTTTTAGCATCGATATTTTACCGTAGACTTGTACCTATGAAAGTTACGGGAGTTTCAGACTCAAACTCGTAG
- the LOC136855500 gene encoding major facilitator superfamily domain-containing protein 8-like isoform X7 — protein MLEDEIPVGVLETVADRKARKRSHCVVYVTTFVMSIGFSIVLTGVWPYLQQLDPSVSKEFLGWVVAANPLGQMLASPAFGLWANKAESNRGAFILTISCFIAGNIFYAILGTFGSAAKSVMIFSRFVVGVSSANIAVIRSYVAASTTLSERTTAVSFISASQAMGFIIGPALQTGLVALFSRSDHSKYQVENSTATVQNSSAIQSAIAAGFDAFDADETNLTMGTNSTFSEVLPPEVEEEDMSVVWNMYTATGWFAALLGFVNIFLFLPCIYQEYPIAAKEAQFQRRETDGSELVLPKPDYLVLVVVLIIVFIILAMYVLLETIMVPMTMDMYAWSDKLAITVVGIGLSIGGVLTIVMFSIVGVVSKKLDERKVVILMGLVPMTLSAFCFFPMGSTYPKMQNCTVDSLFAAPFPDNFSDETTLLPDFIIEGKESLDNQTVKLEDFTFGVLGNVTGDVFHTEELSVEMMNEDVDHITSLMPSHFTAENFSSHNTLSRRRRHATVRGSCHDLGCPQEQKWCLYTPIIERSQLGVASVIAVMGYPISFTILSSLFSKLLGPKPQGVWMGILTSTGSCSRVIGPIGVSYVYTMLGTRWTFGILFSILATTVVLASIFYRRLVPMKVTGVSDSNS, from the exons ATGCTGGAGGACGAGATCCCCGTGGGAGTGCTGGAGACGGTGGCGGACAGGAAGGCACGAAAGAGGTCTCACTGCGTCGTCTACGTCACCACCTTCGTCATGAGTATCGGCTTCTCCATCGTGCTGACCGGCGTCTGGCCCTACCTGCAGCAG CTCGATCCTTCGGTCTCAAAGGAGTTCTTGGGGTGGGTAGTCGCCGCTAATCCACTCGGGCAGATGTTGGCGTCTCCAGCCTTCGGTCTGTGGGCTAACAAGGCTGAGTCGAATCG aGGTGCCTTCATTTTGACCATCAGTTGCTTTATAGCGGGTAATATATTTTACGCCATCTTAGGTACCTTTGGATCTGCGGCGAAATCTGTGATGATCTTCTCCCGTTTTGTTGTAGGAGTTAGTTCTG CCAATATCGCCGTCATCAGGTCTTACGTAGCAGCGTCTACAACCTTAAGTGAAAGAACAACTGCTGTTTCATTCATCTCAGCTTCACAAGCAATGGGTTTTATCATTGGCCCAG CTCTTCAGACGGGGCTAGTGGCCTTGTTCTCACGATCAGACCATTCAAAGTATCAGGTGGAGAACTCCACTGCAACTGTGCAAAACTCATCAG CCATCCAGTCAGCGATAGCGGCAGGATTTGATGCATTTGATGCCGATGAGACAAATTTGACAATGGGTACAAACTCCACATTTTCCGAAGTTCTTCCACCTGAAGTTGAGGAAGAAGATATGTCAGTGGTCTGGAATATGTATACTGCGACAGGGTGGTTTGCTGCCCTCCTAGgatttgtgaatattttcttgttcctGCCATGTATCTATCAG GAATATCCAATCGCAGCTAAAGAAGCTCAGTTCCAGAGACGCGAGACCGACGGAAGCGAGCTGGTACTTCCAAAGCCTGATTACCTTGTGCTGGTTGTCGTGCTGATTATTGTTTTCATCATCCTAGCTATGTATGTCCTTCTGGAAACAATCATGGTCCCTATGACCATGGATATGTACGCTTGGTCTGATAAGCTGGCTATAACAGTTGTCGGTATTGGTCTGAGTATTGGTGGCGTTTTAACTATTGTGATGTTCAGCATTGTTGGGGTTGTGTCCAAGAAACTTGACGAACGTAAGGTTGTAATTCTAATGGGCCTGGTGCCCATGACACTGTCAGCATTTTGCTTTTTCCCGATGGGCAGCACGTACCCCAAAATGCAGAACTGTACTGTGGACTCCTTATTTGCTGCTCCATTCCCGGACAACTTCTCAGACGAAACTACGTTACTCCCCGATTTCATTATTGAGGGAAAGGAATCGTTGGATAATCAAACAGTTAAGTTAGAAGATTTTACTTTTGGTGTCTTGGGAAATGTTACTGGTGATGTCTTTCATACCGAAGAATTATCTGTTGAAATGATGAATGAAGATGTGGATCACATAACTAGTCTTATGCCTTCTCATTTCACTGCGGAGAATTTCTCGAGCCACAACACTCTTTCACGTAGACGTCGGCATGCCACTGTAAGAGGCTCTTGTCATGACTTAGGTTGTCCCCAAGAACAGAAGTGGTGTCTTTATACTCCTATCATAGAGCGTTCCCAGTTAGGAGTAGCGAGCGTTATTGCTGTGATGGGCTACCCTATATCTTTTACAATTCTTAGTTCGTTGTTCTCAAAATTATTAGGTCCAAAGCCTCAGGGAGTCTGGATGGGGATTCTGACCAGCACAGGAAGTTGTTCACGTGTGATAGGTCCCATTGGAGTCTCTTATGTATACACAATGCTAGGCACAAGGTGGACGTTTGGTATATTATTCAGTATCTTAGCAACCACAGTGGTTTTAGCATCGATATTTTACCGTAGACTTGTACCTATGAAAGTTACGGGAGTTTCAGACTCAAACTCGTAG
- the LOC136855500 gene encoding major facilitator superfamily domain-containing protein 8-like isoform X6 has protein sequence MPSQVADIELENATGEDALLGSTRDGAVVSAANGDGVAARMLEDEIPVGVLETVADRKARKRSHCVVYVTTFVMSIGFSIVLTGVWPYLQQLDPSVSKEFLGWVVAANPLGQMLASPAFGLWANKAESNRGAFILTISCFIAGNIFYAILGTFGSAAKSVMIFSRFVVGVSSANIAVIRSYVAASTTLSERTTAVSFISASQAMGFIIGPAIQSAIAAGFDAFDADETNLTMGTNSTFSEVLPPEVEEEDMSVVWNMYTATGWFAALLGFVNIFLFLPCIYQEYPIAAKEAQFQRRETDGSELVLPKPDYLVLVVVLIIVFIILAMYVLLETIMVPMTMDMYAWSDKLAITVVGIGLSIGGVLTIVMFSIVGVVSKKLDERKVVILMGLVPMTLSAFCFFPMGSTYPKMQNCTVDSLFAAPFPDNFSDETTLLPDFIIEGKESLDNQTVKLEDFTFGVLGNVTGDVFHTEELSVEMMNEDVDHITSLMPSHFTAENFSSHNTLSRRRRHATVRGSCHDLGCPQEQKWCLYTPIIERSQLGVASVIAVMGYPISFTILSSLFSKLLGPKPQGVWMGILTSTGSCSRVIGPIGVSYVYTMLGTRWTFGILFSILATTVVLASIFYRRLVPMKVTGVSDSNS, from the exons CGATGGCGTCGCCGCTCGCATGCTGGAGGACGAGATCCCCGTGGGAGTGCTGGAGACGGTGGCGGACAGGAAGGCACGAAAGAGGTCTCACTGCGTCGTCTACGTCACCACCTTCGTCATGAGTATCGGCTTCTCCATCGTGCTGACCGGCGTCTGGCCCTACCTGCAGCAG CTCGATCCTTCGGTCTCAAAGGAGTTCTTGGGGTGGGTAGTCGCCGCTAATCCACTCGGGCAGATGTTGGCGTCTCCAGCCTTCGGTCTGTGGGCTAACAAGGCTGAGTCGAATCG aGGTGCCTTCATTTTGACCATCAGTTGCTTTATAGCGGGTAATATATTTTACGCCATCTTAGGTACCTTTGGATCTGCGGCGAAATCTGTGATGATCTTCTCCCGTTTTGTTGTAGGAGTTAGTTCTG CCAATATCGCCGTCATCAGGTCTTACGTAGCAGCGTCTACAACCTTAAGTGAAAGAACAACTGCTGTTTCATTCATCTCAGCTTCACAAGCAATGGGTTTTATCATTGGCCCAG CCATCCAGTCAGCGATAGCGGCAGGATTTGATGCATTTGATGCCGATGAGACAAATTTGACAATGGGTACAAACTCCACATTTTCCGAAGTTCTTCCACCTGAAGTTGAGGAAGAAGATATGTCAGTGGTCTGGAATATGTATACTGCGACAGGGTGGTTTGCTGCCCTCCTAGgatttgtgaatattttcttgttcctGCCATGTATCTATCAG GAATATCCAATCGCAGCTAAAGAAGCTCAGTTCCAGAGACGCGAGACCGACGGAAGCGAGCTGGTACTTCCAAAGCCTGATTACCTTGTGCTGGTTGTCGTGCTGATTATTGTTTTCATCATCCTAGCTATGTATGTCCTTCTGGAAACAATCATGGTCCCTATGACCATGGATATGTACGCTTGGTCTGATAAGCTGGCTATAACAGTTGTCGGTATTGGTCTGAGTATTGGTGGCGTTTTAACTATTGTGATGTTCAGCATTGTTGGGGTTGTGTCCAAGAAACTTGACGAACGTAAGGTTGTAATTCTAATGGGCCTGGTGCCCATGACACTGTCAGCATTTTGCTTTTTCCCGATGGGCAGCACGTACCCCAAAATGCAGAACTGTACTGTGGACTCCTTATTTGCTGCTCCATTCCCGGACAACTTCTCAGACGAAACTACGTTACTCCCCGATTTCATTATTGAGGGAAAGGAATCGTTGGATAATCAAACAGTTAAGTTAGAAGATTTTACTTTTGGTGTCTTGGGAAATGTTACTGGTGATGTCTTTCATACCGAAGAATTATCTGTTGAAATGATGAATGAAGATGTGGATCACATAACTAGTCTTATGCCTTCTCATTTCACTGCGGAGAATTTCTCGAGCCACAACACTCTTTCACGTAGACGTCGGCATGCCACTGTAAGAGGCTCTTGTCATGACTTAGGTTGTCCCCAAGAACAGAAGTGGTGTCTTTATACTCCTATCATAGAGCGTTCCCAGTTAGGAGTAGCGAGCGTTATTGCTGTGATGGGCTACCCTATATCTTTTACAATTCTTAGTTCGTTGTTCTCAAAATTATTAGGTCCAAAGCCTCAGGGAGTCTGGATGGGGATTCTGACCAGCACAGGAAGTTGTTCACGTGTGATAGGTCCCATTGGAGTCTCTTATGTATACACAATGCTAGGCACAAGGTGGACGTTTGGTATATTATTCAGTATCTTAGCAACCACAGTGGTTTTAGCATCGATATTTTACCGTAGACTTGTACCTATGAAAGTTACGGGAGTTTCAGACTCAAACTCGTAG
- the LOC136855500 gene encoding major facilitator superfamily domain-containing protein 8-like isoform X2 — MPSQVADIELENATGEDALLGSTRDGAVVSAANGAALDSSASTPSDGVAARMLEDEIPVGVLETVADRKARKRSHCVVYVTTFVMSIGFSIVLTGVWPYLQQLDPSVSKEFLGWVVAANPLGQMLASPAFGLWANKAESNRGAFILTISCFIAGNIFYAILGTFGSAAKSVMIFSRFVVGVSSANIAVIRSYVAASTTLSERTTAVSFISASQAMGFIIGPALQTGLVALFSRSDHSKYQVENSTATVQNSSAIQSAIAAGFDAFDADETNLTMGTNSTFSEVLPPEVEEEDMSVVWNMYTATGWFAALLGFVNIFLFLPCIYQEYPIAAKEAQFQRRETDGSELVLPKPDYLVLVVVLIIVFIILAMYVLLETIMVPMTMDMYAWSDKLAITVVGIGLSIGGVLTIVMFSIVGVVSKKLDERKVVILMGLVPMTLSAFCFFPMGSTYPKMQNCTVDSLFAAPFPDNFSDETTLLPDFIIEGKESLDNQTVKLEDFTFGVLGNVTGDVFHTEELSVEMMNEDVDHITSLMPSHFTAENFSSHNTLSRRRRHATVRGSCHDLGCPQEQKWCLYTPIIERSQLGVASVIAVMGYPISFTILSSLFSKLLGPKPQGVWMGILTSTGSCSRVIGPIGVSYVYTMLGTRWTFGILFSILATTVVLASIFYRRLVPMKVTGVSDSNS, encoded by the exons TGCTGCATTGGATTCCAGTGCATCGACTCCAAG CGATGGCGTCGCCGCTCGCATGCTGGAGGACGAGATCCCCGTGGGAGTGCTGGAGACGGTGGCGGACAGGAAGGCACGAAAGAGGTCTCACTGCGTCGTCTACGTCACCACCTTCGTCATGAGTATCGGCTTCTCCATCGTGCTGACCGGCGTCTGGCCCTACCTGCAGCAG CTCGATCCTTCGGTCTCAAAGGAGTTCTTGGGGTGGGTAGTCGCCGCTAATCCACTCGGGCAGATGTTGGCGTCTCCAGCCTTCGGTCTGTGGGCTAACAAGGCTGAGTCGAATCG aGGTGCCTTCATTTTGACCATCAGTTGCTTTATAGCGGGTAATATATTTTACGCCATCTTAGGTACCTTTGGATCTGCGGCGAAATCTGTGATGATCTTCTCCCGTTTTGTTGTAGGAGTTAGTTCTG CCAATATCGCCGTCATCAGGTCTTACGTAGCAGCGTCTACAACCTTAAGTGAAAGAACAACTGCTGTTTCATTCATCTCAGCTTCACAAGCAATGGGTTTTATCATTGGCCCAG CTCTTCAGACGGGGCTAGTGGCCTTGTTCTCACGATCAGACCATTCAAAGTATCAGGTGGAGAACTCCACTGCAACTGTGCAAAACTCATCAG CCATCCAGTCAGCGATAGCGGCAGGATTTGATGCATTTGATGCCGATGAGACAAATTTGACAATGGGTACAAACTCCACATTTTCCGAAGTTCTTCCACCTGAAGTTGAGGAAGAAGATATGTCAGTGGTCTGGAATATGTATACTGCGACAGGGTGGTTTGCTGCCCTCCTAGgatttgtgaatattttcttgttcctGCCATGTATCTATCAG GAATATCCAATCGCAGCTAAAGAAGCTCAGTTCCAGAGACGCGAGACCGACGGAAGCGAGCTGGTACTTCCAAAGCCTGATTACCTTGTGCTGGTTGTCGTGCTGATTATTGTTTTCATCATCCTAGCTATGTATGTCCTTCTGGAAACAATCATGGTCCCTATGACCATGGATATGTACGCTTGGTCTGATAAGCTGGCTATAACAGTTGTCGGTATTGGTCTGAGTATTGGTGGCGTTTTAACTATTGTGATGTTCAGCATTGTTGGGGTTGTGTCCAAGAAACTTGACGAACGTAAGGTTGTAATTCTAATGGGCCTGGTGCCCATGACACTGTCAGCATTTTGCTTTTTCCCGATGGGCAGCACGTACCCCAAAATGCAGAACTGTACTGTGGACTCCTTATTTGCTGCTCCATTCCCGGACAACTTCTCAGACGAAACTACGTTACTCCCCGATTTCATTATTGAGGGAAAGGAATCGTTGGATAATCAAACAGTTAAGTTAGAAGATTTTACTTTTGGTGTCTTGGGAAATGTTACTGGTGATGTCTTTCATACCGAAGAATTATCTGTTGAAATGATGAATGAAGATGTGGATCACATAACTAGTCTTATGCCTTCTCATTTCACTGCGGAGAATTTCTCGAGCCACAACACTCTTTCACGTAGACGTCGGCATGCCACTGTAAGAGGCTCTTGTCATGACTTAGGTTGTCCCCAAGAACAGAAGTGGTGTCTTTATACTCCTATCATAGAGCGTTCCCAGTTAGGAGTAGCGAGCGTTATTGCTGTGATGGGCTACCCTATATCTTTTACAATTCTTAGTTCGTTGTTCTCAAAATTATTAGGTCCAAAGCCTCAGGGAGTCTGGATGGGGATTCTGACCAGCACAGGAAGTTGTTCACGTGTGATAGGTCCCATTGGAGTCTCTTATGTATACACAATGCTAGGCACAAGGTGGACGTTTGGTATATTATTCAGTATCTTAGCAACCACAGTGGTTTTAGCATCGATATTTTACCGTAGACTTGTACCTATGAAAGTTACGGGAGTTTCAGACTCAAACTCGTAG